A stretch of the Acanthochromis polyacanthus isolate Apoly-LR-REF ecotype Palm Island chromosome 22, KAUST_Apoly_ChrSc, whole genome shotgun sequence genome encodes the following:
- the LOC110972619 gene encoding NACHT, LRR and PYD domains-containing protein 14-like isoform X2, which produces MSEEEEEFPASSRLSMKSDWSNDHPPNFSKEPKPSDTKRRRAESAASSCQSVKSDWSNDHGPNFSKEPKPSDTKRRRAESAASSCQSVKSDWSNDHGPNFSKEPEPSDTNIQRTESAASSCLSVKSDWSNDHGPTFSKEPKPSDTKRRAESAASSRLSVKSDWSNDHGPNFSKEPEPSDTNIQRTESAASSCQSVKSDWSNDHGPNFSKEPKPSETNIQRTESAASSCLSVKSDWSNDHGPNFSKEPKPSETKVMKRRRVCVKEQPSCCASCQDVLKDPVSTSCGHWFCRQCITSYWDQSAPSGHSSCPQCVKRSRTRAGLQTASQSGCGQNVLQEVLQEHKMSLRRRCEHVTEGSDERGGGTLLNRIYTELYITEGHSGEADIQHEVSQLETASKKSLHGTPIRCQDIFKALPEQQRAIRVVLTNGVAGIGKTFSVLKFTLDWAESRENQDVSVVVVLPFRELNLIRDEQHSLLTLLHVFHPTLQKVTAEQLAVCKLLFIFDGLDESRLSLDFTNRKVVSDVSQKSSLDVLLVNLIEGNLLPSALVWITSRPAAANQIPPKRVDRLTEVRGFTDVQKDEYFRRRISDEELSSTIISHMKTSRNLHILCRLPVFCWITAAVLEHMLSTKQRGELPKTLTDMFSHFLLVQTQRKNNKYHEGHETSPQELTEADREVLLKLGRLAFEHLEKGNVMFYQEDLEQCGLDVTEASVFSGVCTQIFRRECVMFQKPVYCFVHLSIQEFLAAVYMFHCYTNNNTEVLKKFLEEDYINLSLDDFLDSAMEKSLRSKNGHLDLFVRFLHGLCLESNQRLLGLLDQTENSPEMIQGVINNLKGMNTNKMSPDRSINIFHCLMEMKDLSVHQEIQEFLQSENRLEKELSEIHCSALAYTLQMSEVVLDEVDLDKFRTSWKGKLRLIPAVRNCRKARLYNCRISESHYEVLASALKSNPSHLEHLDLNRIYNMEDSGVKHLFDGLQSPNCKLERLRLEDCSLSEISCDSLVSALKSNPSHLEHLDLSSNNLQDSGVKHLCGFVESPDSILKTLRLEGCRLSEISCDSLVSALKSNPSHLEHLDLSINDLTDSGVKRLSGFLESPDCILKTLRLENCSLSEISCDSLVSALKSNPSHLEHLDLSQNNLQDSGVKHLCGFLESPDCILKTLRLEHCRLSEISCDSLVSALKSNPSHLEHLDLSRNHLQYSAVKHLLDLVESPDCSLKTLRWELRK; this is translated from the exons ATgagtgaagaggaggaggagtttccAGCCTCCAGCCGTCTATCTATGAAGAGTGACTGGTCCAACGATCATCCTCCAAACTTCAGCAAAGAACCTAAaccctcagacacaaa AAGACGGAGAGCAGAGTCTGCAGCTTCCAGCTGTCAGTCTGTGAAGAGTGACTGGTCCAACGATCATGGTCCAAACTTCAGCAAAGAACCTAAaccctcagacacaaa AAGACGGAGAGCAGAGTCTGCAGCTTCCAGCTGTCAGTCTGTGAAGAGTGACTGGTCCAACGATCATGGTCCAAACTTCAGCAAAGAACCTGAaccctcagacacaaa CATACAGAGAACAGAGTCTGCAGCttccagctgtctgtctgtgaagAGTGACTGGTCCAACGATCATGGTCCAACCTTCAGCAAGGAACCTAAaccctcagacacaaa ACGGAGAGCAGAGTCTGCAGCCTCCAGCCGTCTGTCTGTGAAGAGTGACTGGTCCAACGATCATGGTCCAAACTTCAGCAAAGAACCTGAACCCTCAGACACCAA CATACAGAGAACAGAATCTGCAGCATCCAGCTGTCAGTCTGTGAAGAGTGACTGGTCCAACGATCATGGTCCAAACTTCAGCAAAGAACCTAAACCCTCAGAAACAAA CATACAGAGAACAGAGTCTGCAGCatccagctgtctgtctgtgaagAGTGACTGGTCCAACGATCATGGTCCAAACTTCAGCAAAGAACCTAAACCCTCAGAAACAAA agtgatgaagaggaggagagttTGTGTGAAGGAGCAGCCGTCCTGCTGTGCTTCCTGTCAGGACGTCCTGAAGGATCCAGTCTCTACCAGCTGTGGACACTGGTTCTGCAGACAGTGCATCACCTCATACTGGGACCAGTCTGCTCCATCAGGACACTCCTCCTGTCCCCAGTGTGTAAAAAGATCCAGAACCAGAGCTGGACTGCAGACAGCCAGTCAGAGCGGCTGTGGACAAA atgttctgcAGGAGGTTCTACAGGAACATAAGATGAGTCTGAGAAGGAGATGTGAACATGTGACTGAAGGAAGTGATGAAAGAGGAGGTGGAACCCTCCTGAACAGGATCTACACTGAGctctacatcacagagggacacaGTGGAGAGGCTGATATCCAACATGAGGTGAGCCAGCTGGAAACAGCTTCCAAGAAGAGTCTCCATGGCACTCCTATCAGGTGCCAGGACATCTTCAAAGCCTTACctgagcagcagagagccaTCAGAGTGGTTCTGACCAACGGCGTGGCTGGCATCGGAAAAACCTTCTCAGTGCTGAAGTTCACTCTGGACTGGGCAGAGAGCCGAGAAAACCAAGATGTcagtgtggtggtggtgcttcCGTTCAGGGAGCTGAACTTGATCAGAGATGAGCAGCACAGTCTTCTCACGctgctccatgttttccatccaACATTACAGAAGGTGACGGCAGAGCAGCTGGCTgtctgtaaacttttgttcatctttgacggtctggatgaaaGCAGACTTTCCCTGGATTTCACCAACAGGAAGGTTGTGTCTGACGTCAGCCAGAAGTCATCGCTGGACGTTCTGCTGGTGAACCTCATCGAGGGGAATCTGCTTCCTTCAGCTCTGGTCTGGATCACTTCCCGCCCAgcggcagccaatcagatccctcctaaACGTGTGGACAGGTTAACAGAAGTACGAGGCTTCACCGACGTCCAGAAGGACGAGTACTTCAGGAGGAGGATCAGTGATGAAGAGCTGTCCAGCacaatcatctcccacatgaagacatccaGGAACCTCCACATCTTGTGTCGactcccagtgttctgctggatcactgctgcaGTTCTGGAGCACATGTTGAgcacaaagcagagaggagagctgcCCAAGACCCTGACTGACATGTTCTCACACTTCCTGCTGGTTCAGACACAGAGGAAGAACAACAAGTACCATGAGGGACATGAGACGAGTCCTCAGGAGCTGACGGAGGCTGACAGGGAAGTTCTTCTGAAGCTGGGGAGGCTGGCCTTTGAACATCTGGAGAAAGGAAACGTGATGTTCTACCAAGAAGACCTGGAACAGTGTGGTCTGGATGTGACAGAGGCCTCGGTGTTCTCAGGAGTTTGTACCCAGATCTTCAGAAGAGAGTGTGTGATGTTCCAGAAACCAGTCTACTGCTTTGTTCATCTGAgcattcaggagtttctggctgcagtctacatgttccactgttacaccaacaATAACACCGAGGTACTGAAAAAGTTCCTGGAAGAAGACTATATAAACTTGTCCCTGGATGATTTCCTGGACAGCGCCATGGAGAAATCCCTCAGAAGTAaaaatggtcacctggacctgtttgttcgcttccttcatggcctctgtctggagtccaaccagagactgTTAGGTCTGCTGGATCAGACGGAGAACAGTCCAGAGATGATCCAGGGAGTCATAAACAACCTGAAGGGGATGAACACGAATAAAAtgtctccagacagaagcatcaacatcttccactgtctgatggagatgaaggatctctcagtacatcaggagatccaagagttcctgcagtcagagaacagaTTAGAGAAGGAACTCTCTGAAatccactgctcagctctggcctacaCGCTGCAGATGTCGGAGGTGGTTCTGGATGAGGTGGACCTGGACAAGTTCAGAACATCATGGAAGGGAAAACtgagactgattccagctgtgaggaactgcagaaaggctCG ACTTTATAACTGTAGAATCTCAGAGAGTCACTATGAAGtcctggcctcagctctgaagtccaacccctcccatctggaacatctggacctgaatAGAATCTACAACATggaggattcaggagtgaaacatctttttgatggactgcagagtccaaactgtaaactggagagactcag attggaggactgcagtttgtcagagatcagctgtgattctctggtctcagctctgaagtccaacccctcccatctggaacatctggacctgagctccaacaacctgcaggattcaggagtgaaacatctgtgtggttttgtggagagtccagactccatcctgaagactctgag attggagggctgcaggttgtcagagatcagctgtgattctctggtctcagctttgaagtccaacccctcccatctggaacatctggacctgagcatCAACGACCTGacggattcaggagtgaaacgtctgagtggttttctggagagtccagactgcatcctgaagactctgag attggagaactgcagtttgtcagagatcagctgtgattctctggtctcagccctgaagtccaacccctcccatctggaacatctggacctgagtcagaacaacctgcaggattcaggagtgaaacatctgtgtggttttctggagagtccagactgcatcctgaagactctgag
- the LOC110972619 gene encoding NACHT, LRR and PYD domains-containing protein 14-like isoform X22 — MSEEEEEFPASSRLSMKSDWSNDHPPNFSKEPKPSDTKRRRAESAASSCQSVKSDWSNDHGPNFSKEPKPSDTNIQRTESAASSCLSVKSDWSNDHGPTFSKEPKPSDTNIQRTESAASSCQSVKSDWSNDHGPNFSKEPKPSETNIQRTESAASSCLSVKSDWSNDHGPNFSKEPKPSETKVMKRRRVCVKEQPSCCASCQDVLKDPVSTSCGHWFCRQCITSYWDQSAPSGHSSCPQCVKRSRTRAGLQTASQSGCGQNVLQEVLQEHKMSLRRRCEHVTEGSDERGGGTLLNRIYTELYITEGHSGEADIQHEVSQLETASKKSLHGTPIRCQDIFKALPEQQRAIRVVLTNGVAGIGKTFSVLKFTLDWAESRENQDVSVVVVLPFRELNLIRDEQHSLLTLLHVFHPTLQKVTAEQLAVCKLLFIFDGLDESRLSLDFTNRKVVSDVSQKSSLDVLLVNLIEGNLLPSALVWITSRPAAANQIPPKRVDRLTEVRGFTDVQKDEYFRRRISDEELSSTIISHMKTSRNLHILCRLPVFCWITAAVLEHMLSTKQRGELPKTLTDMFSHFLLVQTQRKNNKYHEGHETSPQELTEADREVLLKLGRLAFEHLEKGNVMFYQEDLEQCGLDVTEASVFSGVCTQIFRRECVMFQKPVYCFVHLSIQEFLAAVYMFHCYTNNNTEVLKKFLEEDYINLSLDDFLDSAMEKSLRSKNGHLDLFVRFLHGLCLESNQRLLGLLDQTENSPEMIQGVINNLKGMNTNKMSPDRSINIFHCLMEMKDLSVHQEIQEFLQSENRLEKELSEIHCSALAYTLQMSEVVLDEVDLDKFRTSWKGKLRLIPAVRNCRKARLYNCRISESHYEVLASALKSNPSHLEHLDLNRIYNMEDSGVKHLFDGLQSPNCKLERLRLEDCSLSEISCDSLVSALKSNPSHLEHLDLSSNNLQDSGVKHLCGFVESPDSILKTLRLEGCRLSEISCDSLVSALKSNPSHLEHLDLSINDLTDSGVKRLSGFLESPDCILKTLRLENCSLSEISCDSLVSALKSNPSHLEHLDLSQNNLQDSGVKHLCGFLESPDCILKTLRLEHCRLSEISCDSLVSALKSNPSHLEHLDLSRNHLQYSAVKHLLDLVESPDCSLKTLRWELRK; from the exons ATgagtgaagaggaggaggagtttccAGCCTCCAGCCGTCTATCTATGAAGAGTGACTGGTCCAACGATCATCCTCCAAACTTCAGCAAAGAACCTAAaccctcagacacaaa AAGACGGAGAGCAGAGTCTGCAGCTTCCAGCTGTCAGTCTGTGAAGAGTGACTGGTCCAACGATCATGGTCCAAACTTCAGCAAAGAACCTAAaccctcagacacaaa CATACAGAGAACAGAGTCTGCAGCttccagctgtctgtctgtgaagAGTGACTGGTCCAACGATCATGGTCCAACCTTCAGCAAGGAACCTAAaccctcagacacaaa CATACAGAGAACAGAATCTGCAGCATCCAGCTGTCAGTCTGTGAAGAGTGACTGGTCCAACGATCATGGTCCAAACTTCAGCAAAGAACCTAAACCCTCAGAAACAAA CATACAGAGAACAGAGTCTGCAGCatccagctgtctgtctgtgaagAGTGACTGGTCCAACGATCATGGTCCAAACTTCAGCAAAGAACCTAAACCCTCAGAAACAAA agtgatgaagaggaggagagttTGTGTGAAGGAGCAGCCGTCCTGCTGTGCTTCCTGTCAGGACGTCCTGAAGGATCCAGTCTCTACCAGCTGTGGACACTGGTTCTGCAGACAGTGCATCACCTCATACTGGGACCAGTCTGCTCCATCAGGACACTCCTCCTGTCCCCAGTGTGTAAAAAGATCCAGAACCAGAGCTGGACTGCAGACAGCCAGTCAGAGCGGCTGTGGACAAA atgttctgcAGGAGGTTCTACAGGAACATAAGATGAGTCTGAGAAGGAGATGTGAACATGTGACTGAAGGAAGTGATGAAAGAGGAGGTGGAACCCTCCTGAACAGGATCTACACTGAGctctacatcacagagggacacaGTGGAGAGGCTGATATCCAACATGAGGTGAGCCAGCTGGAAACAGCTTCCAAGAAGAGTCTCCATGGCACTCCTATCAGGTGCCAGGACATCTTCAAAGCCTTACctgagcagcagagagccaTCAGAGTGGTTCTGACCAACGGCGTGGCTGGCATCGGAAAAACCTTCTCAGTGCTGAAGTTCACTCTGGACTGGGCAGAGAGCCGAGAAAACCAAGATGTcagtgtggtggtggtgcttcCGTTCAGGGAGCTGAACTTGATCAGAGATGAGCAGCACAGTCTTCTCACGctgctccatgttttccatccaACATTACAGAAGGTGACGGCAGAGCAGCTGGCTgtctgtaaacttttgttcatctttgacggtctggatgaaaGCAGACTTTCCCTGGATTTCACCAACAGGAAGGTTGTGTCTGACGTCAGCCAGAAGTCATCGCTGGACGTTCTGCTGGTGAACCTCATCGAGGGGAATCTGCTTCCTTCAGCTCTGGTCTGGATCACTTCCCGCCCAgcggcagccaatcagatccctcctaaACGTGTGGACAGGTTAACAGAAGTACGAGGCTTCACCGACGTCCAGAAGGACGAGTACTTCAGGAGGAGGATCAGTGATGAAGAGCTGTCCAGCacaatcatctcccacatgaagacatccaGGAACCTCCACATCTTGTGTCGactcccagtgttctgctggatcactgctgcaGTTCTGGAGCACATGTTGAgcacaaagcagagaggagagctgcCCAAGACCCTGACTGACATGTTCTCACACTTCCTGCTGGTTCAGACACAGAGGAAGAACAACAAGTACCATGAGGGACATGAGACGAGTCCTCAGGAGCTGACGGAGGCTGACAGGGAAGTTCTTCTGAAGCTGGGGAGGCTGGCCTTTGAACATCTGGAGAAAGGAAACGTGATGTTCTACCAAGAAGACCTGGAACAGTGTGGTCTGGATGTGACAGAGGCCTCGGTGTTCTCAGGAGTTTGTACCCAGATCTTCAGAAGAGAGTGTGTGATGTTCCAGAAACCAGTCTACTGCTTTGTTCATCTGAgcattcaggagtttctggctgcagtctacatgttccactgttacaccaacaATAACACCGAGGTACTGAAAAAGTTCCTGGAAGAAGACTATATAAACTTGTCCCTGGATGATTTCCTGGACAGCGCCATGGAGAAATCCCTCAGAAGTAaaaatggtcacctggacctgtttgttcgcttccttcatggcctctgtctggagtccaaccagagactgTTAGGTCTGCTGGATCAGACGGAGAACAGTCCAGAGATGATCCAGGGAGTCATAAACAACCTGAAGGGGATGAACACGAATAAAAtgtctccagacagaagcatcaacatcttccactgtctgatggagatgaaggatctctcagtacatcaggagatccaagagttcctgcagtcagagaacagaTTAGAGAAGGAACTCTCTGAAatccactgctcagctctggcctacaCGCTGCAGATGTCGGAGGTGGTTCTGGATGAGGTGGACCTGGACAAGTTCAGAACATCATGGAAGGGAAAACtgagactgattccagctgtgaggaactgcagaaaggctCG ACTTTATAACTGTAGAATCTCAGAGAGTCACTATGAAGtcctggcctcagctctgaagtccaacccctcccatctggaacatctggacctgaatAGAATCTACAACATggaggattcaggagtgaaacatctttttgatggactgcagagtccaaactgtaaactggagagactcag attggaggactgcagtttgtcagagatcagctgtgattctctggtctcagctctgaagtccaacccctcccatctggaacatctggacctgagctccaacaacctgcaggattcaggagtgaaacatctgtgtggttttgtggagagtccagactccatcctgaagactctgag attggagggctgcaggttgtcagagatcagctgtgattctctggtctcagctttgaagtccaacccctcccatctggaacatctggacctgagcatCAACGACCTGacggattcaggagtgaaacgtctgagtggttttctggagagtccagactgcatcctgaagactctgag attggagaactgcagtttgtcagagatcagctgtgattctctggtctcagccctgaagtccaacccctcccatctggaacatctggacctgagtcagaacaacctgcaggattcaggagtgaaacatctgtgtggttttctggagagtccagactgcatcctgaagactctgag
- the LOC110972619 gene encoding NACHT, LRR and PYD domains-containing protein 14-like isoform X30 codes for MSEEEEEFPASSRLSMKSDWSNDHPPNFSKEPKPSDTKRRRAESAASSCQSVKSDWSNDHGPNFSKEPKPSDTKRRRAESAASSCQSVKSDWSNDHGPNFSKEPEPSDTNIQRTESAASSCQSVKSDWSNDHGPNFSKEPKPSETKVMKRRRVCVKEQPSCCASCQDVLKDPVSTSCGHWFCRQCITSYWDQSAPSGHSSCPQCVKRSRTRAGLQTASQSGCGQNVLQEVLQEHKMSLRRRCEHVTEGSDERGGGTLLNRIYTELYITEGHSGEADIQHEVSQLETASKKSLHGTPIRCQDIFKALPEQQRAIRVVLTNGVAGIGKTFSVLKFTLDWAESRENQDVSVVVVLPFRELNLIRDEQHSLLTLLHVFHPTLQKVTAEQLAVCKLLFIFDGLDESRLSLDFTNRKVVSDVSQKSSLDVLLVNLIEGNLLPSALVWITSRPAAANQIPPKRVDRLTEVRGFTDVQKDEYFRRRISDEELSSTIISHMKTSRNLHILCRLPVFCWITAAVLEHMLSTKQRGELPKTLTDMFSHFLLVQTQRKNNKYHEGHETSPQELTEADREVLLKLGRLAFEHLEKGNVMFYQEDLEQCGLDVTEASVFSGVCTQIFRRECVMFQKPVYCFVHLSIQEFLAAVYMFHCYTNNNTEVLKKFLEEDYINLSLDDFLDSAMEKSLRSKNGHLDLFVRFLHGLCLESNQRLLGLLDQTENSPEMIQGVINNLKGMNTNKMSPDRSINIFHCLMEMKDLSVHQEIQEFLQSENRLEKELSEIHCSALAYTLQMSEVVLDEVDLDKFRTSWKGKLRLIPAVRNCRKARLYNCRISESHYEVLASALKSNPSHLEHLDLNRIYNMEDSGVKHLFDGLQSPNCKLERLRLEDCSLSEISCDSLVSALKSNPSHLEHLDLSSNNLQDSGVKHLCGFVESPDSILKTLRLEGCRLSEISCDSLVSALKSNPSHLEHLDLSINDLTDSGVKRLSGFLESPDCILKTLRLENCSLSEISCDSLVSALKSNPSHLEHLDLSQNNLQDSGVKHLCGFLESPDCILKTLRLEHCRLSEISCDSLVSALKSNPSHLEHLDLSRNHLQYSAVKHLLDLVESPDCSLKTLRWELRK; via the exons ATgagtgaagaggaggaggagtttccAGCCTCCAGCCGTCTATCTATGAAGAGTGACTGGTCCAACGATCATCCTCCAAACTTCAGCAAAGAACCTAAaccctcagacacaaa AAGACGGAGAGCAGAGTCTGCAGCTTCCAGCTGTCAGTCTGTGAAGAGTGACTGGTCCAACGATCATGGTCCAAACTTCAGCAAAGAACCTAAaccctcagacacaaa AAGACGGAGAGCAGAGTCTGCAGCTTCCAGCTGTCAGTCTGTGAAGAGTGACTGGTCCAACGATCATGGTCCAAACTTCAGCAAAGAACCTGAaccctcagacacaaa CATACAGAGAACAGAATCTGCAGCATCCAGCTGTCAGTCTGTGAAGAGTGACTGGTCCAACGATCATGGTCCAAACTTCAGCAAAGAACCTAAACCCTCAGAAACAAA agtgatgaagaggaggagagttTGTGTGAAGGAGCAGCCGTCCTGCTGTGCTTCCTGTCAGGACGTCCTGAAGGATCCAGTCTCTACCAGCTGTGGACACTGGTTCTGCAGACAGTGCATCACCTCATACTGGGACCAGTCTGCTCCATCAGGACACTCCTCCTGTCCCCAGTGTGTAAAAAGATCCAGAACCAGAGCTGGACTGCAGACAGCCAGTCAGAGCGGCTGTGGACAAA atgttctgcAGGAGGTTCTACAGGAACATAAGATGAGTCTGAGAAGGAGATGTGAACATGTGACTGAAGGAAGTGATGAAAGAGGAGGTGGAACCCTCCTGAACAGGATCTACACTGAGctctacatcacagagggacacaGTGGAGAGGCTGATATCCAACATGAGGTGAGCCAGCTGGAAACAGCTTCCAAGAAGAGTCTCCATGGCACTCCTATCAGGTGCCAGGACATCTTCAAAGCCTTACctgagcagcagagagccaTCAGAGTGGTTCTGACCAACGGCGTGGCTGGCATCGGAAAAACCTTCTCAGTGCTGAAGTTCACTCTGGACTGGGCAGAGAGCCGAGAAAACCAAGATGTcagtgtggtggtggtgcttcCGTTCAGGGAGCTGAACTTGATCAGAGATGAGCAGCACAGTCTTCTCACGctgctccatgttttccatccaACATTACAGAAGGTGACGGCAGAGCAGCTGGCTgtctgtaaacttttgttcatctttgacggtctggatgaaaGCAGACTTTCCCTGGATTTCACCAACAGGAAGGTTGTGTCTGACGTCAGCCAGAAGTCATCGCTGGACGTTCTGCTGGTGAACCTCATCGAGGGGAATCTGCTTCCTTCAGCTCTGGTCTGGATCACTTCCCGCCCAgcggcagccaatcagatccctcctaaACGTGTGGACAGGTTAACAGAAGTACGAGGCTTCACCGACGTCCAGAAGGACGAGTACTTCAGGAGGAGGATCAGTGATGAAGAGCTGTCCAGCacaatcatctcccacatgaagacatccaGGAACCTCCACATCTTGTGTCGactcccagtgttctgctggatcactgctgcaGTTCTGGAGCACATGTTGAgcacaaagcagagaggagagctgcCCAAGACCCTGACTGACATGTTCTCACACTTCCTGCTGGTTCAGACACAGAGGAAGAACAACAAGTACCATGAGGGACATGAGACGAGTCCTCAGGAGCTGACGGAGGCTGACAGGGAAGTTCTTCTGAAGCTGGGGAGGCTGGCCTTTGAACATCTGGAGAAAGGAAACGTGATGTTCTACCAAGAAGACCTGGAACAGTGTGGTCTGGATGTGACAGAGGCCTCGGTGTTCTCAGGAGTTTGTACCCAGATCTTCAGAAGAGAGTGTGTGATGTTCCAGAAACCAGTCTACTGCTTTGTTCATCTGAgcattcaggagtttctggctgcagtctacatgttccactgttacaccaacaATAACACCGAGGTACTGAAAAAGTTCCTGGAAGAAGACTATATAAACTTGTCCCTGGATGATTTCCTGGACAGCGCCATGGAGAAATCCCTCAGAAGTAaaaatggtcacctggacctgtttgttcgcttccttcatggcctctgtctggagtccaaccagagactgTTAGGTCTGCTGGATCAGACGGAGAACAGTCCAGAGATGATCCAGGGAGTCATAAACAACCTGAAGGGGATGAACACGAATAAAAtgtctccagacagaagcatcaacatcttccactgtctgatggagatgaaggatctctcagtacatcaggagatccaagagttcctgcagtcagagaacagaTTAGAGAAGGAACTCTCTGAAatccactgctcagctctggcctacaCGCTGCAGATGTCGGAGGTGGTTCTGGATGAGGTGGACCTGGACAAGTTCAGAACATCATGGAAGGGAAAACtgagactgattccagctgtgaggaactgcagaaaggctCG ACTTTATAACTGTAGAATCTCAGAGAGTCACTATGAAGtcctggcctcagctctgaagtccaacccctcccatctggaacatctggacctgaatAGAATCTACAACATggaggattcaggagtgaaacatctttttgatggactgcagagtccaaactgtaaactggagagactcag attggaggactgcagtttgtcagagatcagctgtgattctctggtctcagctctgaagtccaacccctcccatctggaacatctggacctgagctccaacaacctgcaggattcaggagtgaaacatctgtgtggttttgtggagagtccagactccatcctgaagactctgag attggagggctgcaggttgtcagagatcagctgtgattctctggtctcagctttgaagtccaacccctcccatctggaacatctggacctgagcatCAACGACCTGacggattcaggagtgaaacgtctgagtggttttctggagagtccagactgcatcctgaagactctgag attggagaactgcagtttgtcagagatcagctgtgattctctggtctcagccctgaagtccaacccctcccatctggaacatctggacctgagtcagaacaacctgcaggattcaggagtgaaacatctgtgtggttttctggagagtccagactgcatcctgaagactctgag